The Trinickia acidisoli genome includes a window with the following:
- a CDS encoding NAD-dependent epimerase/dehydratase family protein: METRQEARQEANTKRALVLGATGGIGSELARQLRDAGWEVKALTRRPDAAAEREGIAWIPGDAMDRQAVVAAARGCSVIVHAVNPPGYLRWSELVLPMIDNTIEAAAAAGATIVLPGTVYNYGADAFPLLKEDSPQRPSTRKGAIRVELERRLEVATTRGVRTIIVRAGDFFGPHVGNSWFSQGLVTAGRPVKAVRIPGRRGVGHAWSYVPDVARTMLALIERRATLAPFSTFHMAGHWDKDGTQMAAAIRAVVERHGARPKLRRFPWWLVRLATPFVPTLREMMEMRYLWKVPVQMTNARLAGVLGSEPFTPLDAAVEATLRGIGCVR, encoded by the coding sequence ATGGAAACGAGGCAAGAAGCGAGACAAGAAGCGAATACCAAGCGCGCGCTCGTACTGGGCGCGACGGGCGGCATCGGCAGCGAGCTCGCACGGCAATTGCGCGATGCGGGTTGGGAAGTCAAGGCACTCACGCGCCGGCCCGACGCGGCCGCCGAGCGCGAAGGCATCGCCTGGATACCCGGCGATGCCATGGACCGGCAAGCCGTCGTCGCGGCGGCACGCGGTTGCAGCGTGATCGTGCACGCAGTCAATCCGCCGGGGTATTTGCGCTGGTCCGAACTCGTGTTGCCGATGATCGACAACACGATCGAGGCGGCGGCCGCCGCCGGCGCAACCATCGTATTGCCCGGAACCGTCTACAACTACGGCGCCGACGCGTTTCCGCTCTTGAAGGAGGATTCGCCGCAACGACCGTCGACGCGCAAAGGCGCGATCCGCGTGGAACTCGAGCGCAGGCTCGAGGTGGCAACGACGCGAGGCGTTCGAACGATCATCGTTCGCGCGGGCGACTTCTTCGGCCCGCACGTCGGCAATAGCTGGTTTTCGCAGGGGCTCGTCACGGCGGGGCGTCCCGTCAAGGCCGTGCGCATCCCGGGCCGGCGCGGCGTCGGGCACGCCTGGTCCTACGTGCCCGACGTCGCCCGCACGATGCTCGCGCTCATCGAGCGCCGAGCGACGCTCGCCCCGTTTTCCACGTTCCATATGGCAGGGCATTGGGATAAGGACGGCACGCAAATGGCCGCGGCGATCCGTGCCGTCGTAGAGCGGCATGGCGCGCGCCCCAAACTGCGGCGCTTCCCGTGGTGGTTGGTCCGGTTGGCCACCCCGTTCGTGCCGACGCTGCGCGAGATGATGGAGATGCGCTACCTCTGGAAGGTACCGGTACAAATGACCAATGCGCGCCTCGCCGGTGTGCTCGGCAGCGAACCGTTCACGCCGCTCGATGCCGCCGTCGAAGCGACGCTGCGGGGCATCGGCTGCGTGCGCTGA
- a CDS encoding porin: MKKHYFAAALVGAASLSAHAQSSVTLYGLIDTNLEFVNHADAKGDALVRENSGGLSNSRFGFRGTEDLGGGYQTFFELEAGFNGTDGTNTTSGVLFNRTAAVGISNASYGAFSAGLQYTAMYDILEQYDPMGYAPQYTWFPTTGSSDDFSYKARLDNSVKYVGQFGGLKAIADYSFGGTVGSFQSNAAYGAGLEYAIGTLSAAFAYDYRNGAVTSTGTWTKSRNWSLSARDQFGSVTVMGGYEHFLENPTKGATISQALWFGGTRYRFTPAFQLTAALYYQSNATSGVSNSIMGVLSGDYTLSKRTDVYATVAYAAATHNGNGTFTPVGVTDDTAFWANQTGVTVGIRHRF, from the coding sequence ATGAAGAAGCACTATTTCGCCGCCGCTCTTGTCGGCGCGGCCAGCCTGTCGGCGCACGCGCAATCGTCGGTCACGCTCTACGGCTTGATCGATACCAATCTTGAATTCGTCAATCATGCCGACGCGAAAGGCGACGCGCTGGTGCGCGAGAATTCCGGCGGCCTCAGCAATTCGCGGTTCGGCTTTCGCGGTACCGAGGATCTCGGCGGCGGCTATCAAACGTTCTTCGAACTCGAAGCGGGATTCAACGGCACCGACGGCACCAACACGACATCGGGTGTGCTGTTCAATCGAACCGCGGCCGTCGGCATCTCGAATGCATCGTACGGGGCATTCTCGGCCGGCCTGCAGTACACGGCGATGTACGACATCCTCGAACAATACGATCCGATGGGCTATGCCCCGCAATACACGTGGTTCCCGACGACGGGCTCGTCCGACGACTTCTCCTACAAAGCACGACTCGACAACTCGGTGAAATACGTCGGCCAGTTCGGCGGACTGAAAGCGATCGCCGACTACAGCTTCGGCGGCACCGTAGGCTCCTTCCAGAGCAACGCGGCATACGGCGCGGGCCTGGAGTACGCAATCGGCACGCTGTCGGCCGCCTTCGCCTACGACTATCGCAACGGTGCGGTCACCTCCACGGGCACATGGACGAAATCGCGCAACTGGAGCCTGTCCGCGCGCGATCAATTCGGCAGCGTCACCGTGATGGGCGGCTACGAGCACTTCTTGGAAAACCCGACCAAGGGCGCAACGATATCGCAGGCGTTGTGGTTCGGCGGCACGCGTTATCGTTTCACGCCGGCGTTCCAGTTGACGGCGGCGCTGTACTACCAAAGCAACGCGACGAGTGGCGTGTCGAACTCGATCATGGGCGTCCTGAGCGGCGACTACACGCTATCCAAGCGCACGGACGTCTATGCGACCGTCGCATATGCCGCAGCCACGCATAATGGGAACGGCACGTTCACGCCGGTCGGCGTCACCGACGACACGGCATTCTGGGCAAACCAGACCGGTGTGACGGTCGGCATTCGCCATCGATTCTGA
- a CDS encoding LysR family transcriptional regulator, translating to MELRHLRYFLVVAEEGQFTRAASRLAMQQPPLSQQIRLLEEEIGFDLFERLPRGVVLTEAGKAFAQDAQRIIEGLQHAVERAARIARGELGTISIGLTSSASFHPLTTEAIREFRRLHPDVGIDLIELNAAEVNERLAGGLVHVAFLRKPVERPPSLSFDVLEEEPMVVVLPEDHALLRRRRGRQSDIALRELADEPFIFVRRPGSPGMYADILTACREAGFSPNVVREVPRMLSGIKLVSTGLGVTLVPASMQRYNQAGVVYRRLKMPHALTAPITLSFPTTQQNGAASRFVEFVQQHFRQGKAVS from the coding sequence ATGGAATTGCGGCATCTGCGTTACTTTTTGGTCGTCGCCGAGGAGGGGCAATTCACGCGCGCGGCGTCGCGGCTCGCGATGCAGCAACCGCCGCTGTCGCAGCAAATTCGCCTGCTCGAGGAGGAGATCGGCTTCGATCTATTCGAGCGCCTGCCGCGCGGCGTCGTGCTGACCGAGGCCGGCAAGGCGTTTGCACAGGACGCGCAACGCATCATCGAGGGCCTGCAGCACGCGGTCGAGCGTGCGGCCAGAATTGCGCGCGGCGAGCTTGGCACGATCTCGATTGGGCTCACGAGTTCCGCGAGCTTTCATCCGCTGACCACGGAGGCGATCCGCGAATTCCGGCGGCTGCATCCGGACGTGGGCATCGACTTGATCGAGTTGAATGCGGCCGAAGTCAACGAGCGGCTTGCGGGCGGGCTCGTTCATGTCGCGTTCCTGCGCAAGCCGGTGGAGCGGCCGCCGAGTTTGTCGTTCGACGTGCTCGAGGAGGAGCCGATGGTCGTCGTGCTGCCCGAAGATCATGCGTTGTTGAGGCGCCGGCGGGGCCGGCAATCGGACATCGCGCTTCGCGAGCTTGCCGACGAACCCTTTATTTTCGTGCGGCGGCCGGGATCGCCCGGCATGTATGCGGACATCCTCACCGCATGCCGCGAGGCGGGGTTTTCTCCGAACGTCGTGCGCGAAGTGCCGCGCATGCTTTCGGGTATCAAGCTCGTGTCGACGGGGCTTGGCGTGACGCTGGTCCCTGCGTCGATGCAGCGATACAACCAAGCGGGCGTGGTCTACCGTCGACTGAAAATGCCGCATGCATTGACGGCGCCGATTACATTGAGCTTTCCCACGACGCAGCAGAACGGCGCCGCGAGCCGCTTCGTCGAATTCGTGCAGCAGCATTTTCGGCAAGGGAAGGCTGTGTCGTAG
- a CDS encoding alpha/beta hydrolase, whose protein sequence is MNLIKIAHLNALRTIRRCAAATVAAGLTLALTSVAVPNAALAQHVYAPHLHPVAVIAPARLQLDTPQGPAQFPLYLSADWNAPQPRIERAVIVIHGKLRNADVYYRTALHARDAAGAEPGTTLLIAPQFLATLDMRVHDLPADMLHWKDNAWMGGEPADGSVPLSSYAVLDAIVARLADRHLFAHLKQIVFAGHSGGAQVVQRYAVAAHGLQALAQEGIDISYVVSSPSSYVYFDESRPNANGGFSAFDAARCANFDDWKYGMQARPPYVSDRSPAQLEAAYVSRRVTYLVGGSDDDPNQAALDRSCPAEAQGMERVARAQGYFHYLQARHPAGLNQQFHVVPGVGHNGARMLTSSCALAAMFGTKSCAY, encoded by the coding sequence ATGAATCTAATCAAGATCGCACACCTCAACGCGCTGCGCACGATACGGCGGTGCGCAGCGGCAACCGTGGCGGCTGGATTGACGTTGGCGTTGACGTCCGTTGCCGTGCCCAACGCCGCGCTCGCGCAACATGTGTACGCGCCGCACCTGCACCCGGTGGCCGTGATTGCGCCCGCGCGTCTGCAACTCGACACGCCACAAGGGCCGGCGCAGTTTCCGCTCTATCTCTCGGCGGATTGGAACGCGCCGCAGCCGCGTATCGAGCGCGCCGTCATCGTCATTCACGGCAAGCTGCGCAACGCGGACGTCTACTATCGAACGGCTTTGCACGCACGCGATGCGGCGGGCGCGGAACCGGGCACGACGCTGCTGATCGCGCCGCAGTTTCTCGCAACGCTCGACATGCGCGTGCATGATCTGCCCGCCGACATGCTGCACTGGAAGGACAACGCGTGGATGGGCGGCGAGCCTGCCGACGGCAGCGTGCCGCTCAGTTCGTACGCGGTGCTCGATGCGATCGTCGCGCGCCTTGCGGACCGGCACCTGTTTGCGCATCTGAAACAGATCGTCTTCGCCGGTCACTCGGGCGGTGCGCAAGTCGTGCAACGCTACGCGGTGGCCGCACATGGCTTGCAAGCCCTCGCGCAAGAGGGGATCGACATAAGCTACGTGGTCTCGAGCCCATCGTCGTATGTCTATTTCGACGAATCGCGGCCCAACGCGAACGGCGGGTTCTCGGCCTTCGATGCGGCGCGGTGTGCGAATTTCGACGACTGGAAGTATGGAATGCAAGCACGCCCGCCTTACGTGAGCGATCGCAGCCCCGCGCAACTGGAAGCGGCCTATGTGAGCCGCCGCGTGACGTATCTCGTCGGCGGTAGCGACGACGATCCGAATCAGGCCGCACTGGATCGCAGTTGCCCCGCCGAAGCACAGGGAATGGAACGCGTTGCGCGGGCGCAGGGCTATTTCCATTACCTGCAAGCGCGTCATCCCGCAGGCTTGAATCAGCAATTTCACGTCGTGCCCGGCGTAGGCCACAATGGCGCGCGCATGCTCACGTCGTCGTGCGCACTTGCTGCGATGTTTGGAACGAAATCATGCGCCTATTGA
- a CDS encoding MFS transporter, producing MIESTSGPTTIPTLSPRMVRRAIVSSVLGSGLEWFDFLVYGYFAKIIAQVFFPADRPFVSITLTLATFAIGFLVRPIGGVLLGMYADRAGRRRALAMLIVTMAASTLLMGLTPSYATIGVAAPLLIVLARLLQGMSVGGQFATASAMLVEYAPPGKKMFYGSFNMSAQSFALLLSSGVGWLLTTHLSHAQLVAWGWRVPFLMGSLAGPIGFYIRHRVAESPEFTRLREHGGKPQRPTVRTFFRENTDAVICAMGIIIVGAATNYAWHSYLPLYVERQLHLPLSTALVGAFVSGVLNLALFPLAGKLCDRYGAYRLFYPVVIAWIIVAYPLFGFVISSPSPTHLFIAQMVSSLFLAAMSGSHPGMLATLFPVRNRSTGVALSYNVAVTLFGGLAPLTITSLTHWSGSSYTPAFYLIVAGLVSLAMVFFTKSGRDPAPVTQEGSPAAQ from the coding sequence ATGATCGAAAGCACGTCCGGCCCCACAACGATACCCACATTGAGCCCGCGGATGGTCCGCCGCGCGATCGTGTCGTCCGTGCTCGGCAGCGGCCTCGAGTGGTTCGACTTCCTCGTCTACGGTTATTTCGCGAAGATCATCGCGCAGGTGTTTTTCCCCGCGGATAGACCGTTCGTGTCGATCACGCTCACGCTCGCGACGTTTGCGATCGGCTTCCTCGTGCGGCCGATCGGCGGCGTCTTGCTCGGCATGTACGCCGACCGCGCCGGTAGACGGCGCGCGCTCGCCATGTTGATCGTAACGATGGCCGCCAGCACGCTGCTGATGGGATTGACCCCTTCGTATGCAACGATCGGCGTCGCCGCGCCGCTGCTCATCGTGCTTGCGCGGTTGCTGCAAGGCATGTCGGTCGGCGGCCAGTTCGCGACGGCCTCCGCGATGCTCGTCGAGTACGCGCCGCCGGGCAAGAAGATGTTCTACGGCAGCTTCAACATGTCGGCGCAATCGTTCGCCCTGTTGCTGTCCTCGGGCGTCGGCTGGTTGCTGACCACCCATCTCTCGCATGCGCAGCTCGTGGCCTGGGGCTGGCGCGTGCCGTTTTTGATGGGCTCGCTTGCGGGACCGATCGGCTTCTATATTCGCCATCGCGTAGCCGAATCGCCCGAATTCACTCGATTGCGCGAACACGGCGGCAAGCCGCAGCGCCCCACCGTCCGCACGTTCTTTCGCGAGAATACCGATGCCGTCATCTGCGCGATGGGCATCATCATCGTCGGCGCGGCGACGAACTACGCGTGGCATTCGTATTTGCCGCTCTATGTGGAACGGCAACTGCACCTGCCGCTCTCGACCGCGCTCGTCGGTGCCTTCGTGTCCGGCGTGCTCAACCTCGCACTGTTCCCACTGGCGGGCAAGCTGTGCGACCGCTACGGCGCCTATCGGCTGTTCTATCCGGTCGTGATCGCATGGATCATCGTCGCGTATCCGCTGTTCGGCTTCGTCATCTCATCGCCCTCGCCGACGCATCTGTTCATCGCGCAGATGGTGTCCTCGCTGTTTCTTGCCGCGATGTCGGGCTCGCATCCCGGCATGCTCGCCACGCTGTTTCCCGTGCGCAATCGTTCGACGGGCGTCGCGCTCTCGTACAACGTGGCCGTGACGTTGTTCGGCGGACTGGCGCCGCTCACGATCACGTCGCTCACGCACTGGAGCGGAAGCAGCTATACCCCGGCCTTCTATCTGATCGTGGCCGGCCTCGTCTCGCTCGCGATGGTCTTCTTCACGAAATCCGGGAGAGATCCGGCGCCGGTGACGCAGGAAGGCTCACCGGCAGCGCAATAA
- a CDS encoding addiction module antidote protein: protein MATTTTRYDIADHLRNEEEMRLYIEAAFEEAGDDAAFIARALGDVARARGMTQIARDAGLSRESLYKALSGERSPDFSTMLKVLRALGLRLHPEPLCA from the coding sequence ATGGCTACGACTACTACACGGTACGACATTGCCGACCATTTGCGCAACGAGGAGGAAATGCGCCTGTACATTGAAGCCGCATTCGAAGAGGCGGGCGACGATGCGGCGTTCATCGCTAGGGCGTTAGGCGATGTGGCTCGCGCGCGCGGCATGACGCAAATTGCTCGCGACGCAGGCCTCTCTCGAGAAAGTCTGTACAAGGCCCTGTCCGGCGAGCGAAGCCCCGACTTCTCCACCATGCTTAAAGTTCTGCGTGCGCTCGGTCTTCGGTTACATCCTGAGCCATTGTGCGCGTGA
- a CDS encoding alpha/beta hydrolase, with product MTQLFRPDDERAPNERPVAVVAPHRLAVTTSAGRGVIALYITCDWRVPQPAIRRAVILIHGRLRNADAYFELAQQARAAGGHDDETLLIVPQFLAAADVAAHRLAPDALHWEWTGWMGGDAALGPAPLSSFDALDAILELLAQRTRFPSLETVVVAGHSGGGQVVQRYAVVTRGESQLTGQGIALRYVIANPSSYVYFDEQRPTEDGRFTPFDAAQCPGFNDWKYGLNRLPAYARRVANDRCARDLEAAYASRDVTVLLGGEDCDPAHPALDKSCAAQTQGAHRLSRGLAYARYMHIRHPSLRHRTLVVDGFGHDGKGIFCSPSGVAALFGRTASA from the coding sequence ATGACCCAGTTATTCCGTCCCGACGATGAGCGCGCACCGAATGAACGCCCCGTCGCCGTGGTCGCGCCGCATCGTCTTGCCGTCACGACTTCCGCGGGCCGCGGCGTCATTGCGCTTTACATCACGTGTGATTGGCGCGTGCCGCAGCCGGCGATACGGCGTGCGGTGATCTTGATTCACGGTCGCTTGCGCAATGCCGATGCTTATTTCGAACTCGCACAGCAAGCGCGCGCCGCCGGCGGCCACGACGACGAGACGCTGCTGATCGTGCCGCAGTTCCTTGCCGCCGCCGACGTCGCCGCGCATCGGCTCGCGCCCGATGCGCTGCACTGGGAATGGACCGGATGGATGGGTGGCGACGCCGCGTTGGGGCCGGCGCCGCTCAGTTCGTTCGACGCGCTCGATGCGATCCTCGAGCTGCTCGCGCAACGCACTCGGTTTCCGTCGCTCGAGACTGTTGTTGTCGCCGGTCATTCGGGCGGCGGCCAGGTCGTGCAGCGCTATGCGGTCGTCACGCGCGGAGAATCGCAGTTAACCGGTCAAGGCATCGCGCTGCGTTACGTGATCGCGAATCCATCCTCGTATGTGTATTTCGATGAACAGCGGCCAACCGAAGATGGCCGCTTCACACCATTCGATGCCGCGCAATGTCCCGGCTTCAATGACTGGAAATACGGGTTGAACCGCTTGCCGGCTTACGCGCGGAGAGTGGCGAACGACAGATGCGCGCGCGATCTCGAAGCGGCGTATGCAAGTCGTGACGTGACGGTGCTCCTCGGCGGCGAAGATTGCGATCCCGCGCACCCCGCACTCGATAAATCGTGCGCTGCACAGACCCAAGGCGCGCATCGCCTTTCGCGCGGACTCGCTTACGCGCGCTACATGCATATACGTCACCCGTCGCTGCGTCACCGGACGTTGGTCGTCGATGGCTTCGGCCATGACGGCAAGGGCATCTTCTGCTCGCCGAGCGGTGTAGCGGCGCTGTTCGGTCGAACTGCATCGGCCTAG
- a CDS encoding type II toxin-antitoxin system RelE/ParE family toxin: MTELRKTSEFARWIDDLRDARARARIQIRIQRLADDNHGDVKPVGGGVSELRVDYGPGYRVYYTQRRGVCILLLCGGDKRTQDRDIRQALDMARELEF, from the coding sequence ATGACTGAACTGCGCAAGACCTCAGAATTTGCCCGCTGGATCGATGATCTGCGAGACGCCCGAGCGCGTGCGCGAATTCAGATTCGTATCCAACGCCTCGCCGATGACAACCACGGGGACGTAAAGCCGGTCGGAGGTGGTGTCTCGGAGTTGCGCGTTGACTACGGCCCGGGATACCGCGTGTATTACACGCAGCGGCGTGGTGTCTGCATCCTGCTACTGTGCGGTGGCGACAAGCGGACACAGGATAGGGACATCAGACAAGCGCTGGATATGGCCCGCGAACTGGAGTTTTGA